Below is a genomic region from Lonsdalea populi.
CGTATTAAGGAATATCCTATGGAATATAAGCTGTTAGCCAGTGAGATCATTGAAAGAGTAGGCGGACGGGACAATATCAACAACGTCCTGCATTGCGCTACTCGCCTGCGTTTCAAACTCAAGGACAGCGCTAAAGCCGATGCTGCTGCGCTGAAAAATAATCCCGGCGTGATGATGGTGGTGGAGAGCGGCGGTCAGTTTCAGGTGGTGATCGGTAATCATGTCAGCGACGTTTACCGTGACGTCGTGGCCGCGGCGGGTATGGAAAATGGCGAAAGCGCCGCCTCGCAGCAGGAGAACACATCAGACAGTCTATTTTCGCGTTTCATTGACATCATTGCGGGCATCTTTACGCCGTTCATCGGTGTAATGGCGGCGTCGGGGATACTCAAAGGCCTGTTGGTCTTGAGTCAGGCGCTGGGGGGGGTGGAGGAGAGTCACGGCACGTATCAAATCTTGTTTGCGGCCAGCGATGCGCTGTTTTATTTCTTCCCGGTGATTCTGGGTTATACCGCGGGTAAAAAGTTTGGCGGCAATCCGTTTACGACGATGGTCATCGGAGGAACGCTGGTGCATCCCTTAATGATCGCCGCCTTCAACGCCATGCAGTCGGCCGATTATCAGCCGTTGACCTTTTTGGGTATTCCCATCACTTTTTTGAATTACAGCGCCTCGGTCATTCCCATCATTTTCGCCAGTTGGGTGTCGTCTAAACTGGAGAAAAAATTCAGCGCGCTGCTGCATGCCAACGTCCGTAATTTTCTGACGCCGCTGCTGTGCATCTGCATTACGGTTCCACTGACTTTTCTGGTGATCGGCCCCTGCGCGACCTGGCTCAGCGAGCTGCTGGCCAGCGGCTATCAGTGGCTTTATAACCTCAACTCGGTCGTCGCTGGCGCGGTGATGGGGGCGATTTGGCAAATCTGCGTGATGTTCGGCCTGCACTGGGGGCTGGTGCCGCTGATGCTCAACAACCTCAGCGTACTGGGACATGATACGTTGCTGCCGCTGTTGACTCCCGCCGTGCTGGCGCAGGCGGGCGCGACGCTGGGCGTGCTGCTGCGCACCCGCGATATCAAACTGAAAGGCATCGCCGGATCCGCTTTCTCCGCGTCGCTCTTCGGCATCACCGAACCGGCCGTCTACGGGGTCACGCTCCCGCTACGCCGTCCGTTCATCTTCGGCTGCATCGGCGGCGCTATCGGCGCGGGCATTATGGGCTATTACCACACCACTATTTACGCCTTCGGTCTGCCCAGCATCTTTACTTTCACATTGATTATTCCTCCGGAAGGACTTAACAGCAGCGTCTGGGCGGCTATTGTCGGCACGGCGATTGCCTTCCTTTTTGCCGCCGTAGCCAGTTGGATGTTCGGCATCCCGGCTGCGGTGCTTGAGCCCAAGAAGGATGCGCCCGAGGCGGCGCTGGCCGACAACGTGCCGGGCGCCCGCACGGGCACGTTGGCAAGCCCCCTAACTGGACAGGCGATCCCATTGGAAGAGGTCAACGACAGCACCTTCGCAAGCGGACTGCTGGGGAAAGGCATCGCGATAGTGCCGGAAGAGGGTAATCTGTATGCCCCTCTGGATGGTACGGTGGCGTCGCTATTCAAAACGCATCACGCCATCGGCCTGGCCGCAGATAACGGCGCGGAAGTGCTGATTCACGTCGGCATGGATACGGTGAAGCTGGACGGTCTGCACTTCACGCCGCATGTCGCCATCGGCGACATCGTCAAGCAGGGCGATCTTCTCCTGACGTTCGACGTCAAGGCGATCACCGCGGCGGGATATGACCTGACCACCCCCATCATTATTTCCAACAGCGACAGCTATCTGGATGTGTTGCCGTTAGCCCGCGGCGCAGTCGCAGTCGCCGTCGGCGCGCCGCTGCTGTCATTGGTGCATTAACTCACTCTCGTGTACAGGAGAAACGCAATGAACGCTCGTTTTCCAAAAGACTTTTTATGGGGCGGCGCGATTGCCGCCAATCAGGTGGAAGGCGCCTATCAAGACGATGGCAAAGGGCTCTCAACGTCGGATATGCAGCCGCAGGGGATTTTCGGCGATATTGTTGAGCGCCAACCCGGCGACAGCAGTATCAAGGATGTTGCGATCGACTTCTACCATCGCTATCCGCAGGACATCGCGCTGTTTGCTGAAATGGGATTCCGCTGTTTGCGCGTGTCCATCGCCTGGACGCGTATTTTCCCTCTGGGCGACGAGCTGACGCCCAATGAAGCGGGGCTGGCCTACTACGACAAGCTGTTCGACGAACTGGCGAAGTATGATATCCAGCCGCTGGTCACGCTCTCGCATTATGAAATGCCCTACGGACTGGTGAAGCGCGTCGGCGGCTGGGGCAGTCGACCGACGATAGACTGTTTTGAGCGATACGCCCGCACCGTCTTCGAACGCTATCGCAACAAGGTCAAGCTGTGGTTGACCTTTAACGAAATCAACGTCTCGCTGCATGCGCCGTTTACCGGCGTCGGTCTGCCGCCGGACAGCGATAAAGCGGCGGTTTATCAGGCCATCCACCACCAGTTAGTCGCCAGCGCCAAGGCGGTTAAAGCCTGCCATGAAATTATTCCCGACGCGCGGATCGGCAACATGTTGCTGGGCGCAATGCTCTATCCACTGACCTGCAAACCAAATGACGTCATGGAGAGCCTGCGCCAGAACCGCGAATGGCTGTTCTTTGGCGACGTTCAGGCGCGCGGTGCCTATCCGGCCTATATGAAACGCTTTTTTAAAGAGCAGGGTATAACGCTGCACATCGAGGAAGACGACATTCAGGCGCTGAAGGAAACGGTCGATTTCATTTCGTTCAGCTACTACATGACCGGCTGTGTCACCCAGGACGACGCAGAGATTCAAAAAGCACGCGGCAACATTTTGAACATGATCCCTAACCCGTATCTGGAAAGCTCCGAATGGGGCTGGCAGATAGACCCGGAGGGGCTGCGCTACCTGCTTAACGTCCTCTACGACCGTTACCAGAAACCGCTGTTTATCGTGGAAAACGGGCTGGGGGCGAAAGACCAACTGGAGGCCGACGGCACCATCAACGACGACTACCGCATTCAGTACCTCAATGACCACCTGGTGCAGGTCGGTGAGGCGATCGCCGACGGCGTCGACGTACTGGGATATACCAGCTGGGGACCCATCGATCTGGTTAGCGCGTCGAAGGCGGAAATGTCCAAACGCTACGGCTTCATCTATGTTGACCGGGACGATCAGGGGGCAGGCACGCTGGCGCGTAAGCGCAAGAAAAGTTTTTACTGGTATCAATCGGTCATTCACAGCAACGGTGACGTGCTGAAGTAATCGGCGGGCGGGCGTGGCGTTCGCCATGCCTTCACGCCTACCACGAGCTGTGCGGCAGTAGCACCCAGCCTCCCAGGAAGGTGGCTGATGACCATGAACAGCAGAAAATTATTGTTCCCTACGCCCGTCGTTACGGCCTGCGTACATATAGCGCCGTTATACCTTCCGCGTCGTCAAAATCGAGGTCGTTGTCTCGTCGACGAATTTCACCCCTATCTGTATCACCATATGGTCGATACGCTCATTTGCTGTGACCTGAGCCAGGAAGCGCGAAAGCTGGTGGAGGACAATGGGGTCGCGAGGGTCAAAGCCTAAACGAGGACATTCTGGGTGGCGCTTGATCCCCAAAATGGTTTTGCTCACGCTGTTGAGTGCGTCGTCGCTGGCGGACGCGTTGCCGTTCTAGGTGGTGTAACGCAAGCAAATCAGCGTTGTGTTCGGCAGCGAGGCTGAAAACGAAGCGGACGACGATTTCGCAATGGTGCTGATGACGCTCACGCTGAAGGTAACGGGTCTGATCGCTGGAGAATGTGTTTCTTACTTTGGCGGTGTTCATCTCTACAGGCTTGGTATCGTGAAAAACACAGCCGTGTCGGCAAAAAAAGGGGCGAATGCGACATCAGAGAAAACATGAGAAGCCATTTGAGCAGGAGAAGATGCGGATACATCAAGGGGCACAGAATCACAACGAGGCGTTGTCTTGGAATATCGAGTGATCTAAGGAAACTGGCGGTAGCAGAAAAAGAATTGGTACGACCGAGTGGACTCGAACCACCGACCCCCACCATGTCAAGGTGGTGCTCTAACCAACTGAGCTACGGTCGTACAGGGTGTTTTACATAAAATCCAGAGATAACTCATTGATTAAAATGCTTTTTATGGCGTTCCAGTAACTGGAATGGACGCCATTATGGACTGCTCCGGCATGGATGGCAAGCCCTTTATTCTTTCTGTTTTTCAAGTGTCGAATCTTTGGCCTAATTTCCATATGAGAGCACCTAAATACGCTTGAAATGCGGAATGTTTGTTCAATTTCGCATCGTCATCTCCGGTTTTTAGGGGCCTAGGTTCATCTCATGAAACCACACGATAAAGGCAGCTTGTCGAACAATAGATAGGGATGAAATCGATGGAGGACGAAAAGTCAAACAGGGAAATGAATAAACGCACAAATAATACGCGACTCAAAGCTAAATTGATGAGTAATAAGAGAGCAGACCAGTCAAGACAAGATTTAACCTACCATAATTTTTGTTAAGTGCTATGGTTTATGAGAATTGCTTAAACGATAAAAATTCATATTGTTTGAATTAGCCGCATTTAAAACAGCGCTTCTTGGTTTCTATTGCTTGCGGTATGGGGGTGATAAACAATGGATTATGTGTTTCTGGTTGAGAATGAAATCATTTCTTATTCCCTACAAAATATCATTATCAGTAAAATAATGACGGATAGCGATAGGCGTTATGTCGCTGCGGATATCTGTGGGTTAGTCAACAATCTACAGCAGGAAAAAGAGCAGGTTTTTCTTATTGAAGTATTGCACGACTCTTCCATCATTTCCTCGCTGGTCGACGTAATAAAATACGTCAATAGCAGTAACAAGATTGTCCTCTTTAAGGACAGTTTGCCGGATCGGATGTTTCGATATATCAATTACGACGCGATCATTGATTTAAAAAGTCCGATAGTTGAGATCATCTCCAAGATACAAGATGTCACGCGCCATGCATCAGGCCCTTCCTGGGATAGGCAACTGCAAAAGCTCTCTCCGAGAGAGCATCTGGTGCTTCAGTATCTGTTGAAGGGGAAAAGCAACAAGGAGGTCTCTGGCCTTTTATGTTTGAGTGAAAAAACCATTAGCTGCCATAAACAAAGCATGCTACGAAAGCTCAATATTAAAAGTATTATGGAAGCATCACAGCGCAGGTGATTATTTATCTATATGCGAGTCATAAATTAGGGGTGGTACTACAAATAGTCATACGCACGCGAATAAGATGGTTTCATTTAGCGTCAGTTAACTCTCGTGGTTTAACTGATGTGATATTTTATTTGCAATGTTTTTATAAGTGTGCTGAATAATTTCATTCCATATCGTCGTATTTATTGAAACAAGCATTCTTAGCCATTTTAAATGGATTCATGGCGTCGAAATAATTAACTCAAAAATGTTACGGGGGCTCTTTAAATTTTAAACTTACTCCCGGTTGTAAGATGTAAAGTTAGTTTTATCACTCTTTCACTTCCTATTCATGCATAACGAAAATTTCGTTTTCCTTAGCCCGTTCGAAGGGACAGTACGCCGACGAAATCTCATCGTCGGCGTATTAAGAGTCCTGCATTGCCCGGCTGCTCGTGAATGCAATGCGCCGCCGCTAAATTCCTTGCCGTCCTCATCGTCGTAAGCGAACTGATGACAATTCAGCTCTGCGCGCACTCGTCGCGGATGTGATGACAGCGGAAGAGTGCGAATCCCGACCACCCGCGCTTCTTCAATAGTGAGGGTGACGAACCGCAGGATAAAGCACACCTCCTATAGTTTCTCCAGTGACGCCATCGCTGCATATCCAAGTATCGTTTGCAGATAAAAATAATAGCTGCCTTTTAATCAGGCTGTGGTTGAAGATGCACTGGAAAATTCAACATTATTAACGGATGAATCAGGCTATTGTTGTGTAATCAACATATTAATTTCGACGAAATAATAACGCCCTGGTAATTTATTTTGTCTAAACCTGAATTTCTTTTTTTCATTGTGAGTTAAACAAAATGTTTTTGAGTAAATAAGTCGTCATTGGTCAGGAGCGGGTTGGGGCGATTTCGCAAGATTATGTTAAGTAAGGGGATGGTTGTGGTTTGTTATTTAATCCTGAAGTGTAACGCAATATAAATAAGAGGCTAGAAGAGTCGATTAATTCTTAGGCTGACAATGCAAAGGTTATCGATAATTAAAAGCGGCGAAATGCGTTTAATCTCATTGTGTTTGGAGTATCTCTCTGACGCTGACGACAGACAGCCTGCGGTGCAGGATCTAGTGGATAGGTGTAAGTGTTTGTATATAAACATCTTGTTTTTATCAGGGAGTTTTAGCATTCTCTAAGCGCTATATTAATCAGATGTCGTCAATATTAAAAAAAGGTGTTTTCATAACAAAACCATCGCCGGTAATTAATGAATTAAGAATATGGACTTTTATTATAAATAACCAAAAAAACTGTGGTGATACTTTAATCAGGCGTTTTATTTGCGCTTGCTTAATTAAGTTTTTTATACCTATCATAGCAAAACAAGAATGAGAGAGCCTTATTTCTTACCCTACGGGTATTATAGTTTATGAGATTTCCTCGCGAAATCATTGCACCAGGCCTATGACTTCAAATTTGTCAAGCTACATCAGTGGCGAAAATTAAGACCCATTAACTTTCCAGGCCATGAATAATTTAATGGGTGGAATCTGCGTGGTAATTAGAAAAGAGGAATATTTTATGCCTGAAAAGGAACCCTGTCCACTGAGCACTGCCCAACAGGAAGTTTGTTTCGCTATCGCCAAAGCTGAGCATAATTTTAATTATCATTTATGCGACGTGCTTGAATTCAAAGGGCGGCTTAATCGTGAGTTACTCATTCAAGCTATTAACACCGTGTGCCGCGAAGTCGATGCCACGCACACTCAATTTGAAATAGACCCCGCGTCTGGGCAATACGTGCAATACGTCGTGCCTTGTCAGACACACGCTTACGTTCAGTATGTTGATCTTTCCGCCGCACGCGACCCTGAACCGGCCTATCAGGCGCAGCTCGACAATCTCCTGGGTCGAGATATGGACCTGGCTCATGCGCCGCTGATCCGCTACTACCTGGTTAAAATGGCTGACGACCAGCATCGCCTGATAGAGATGGGAACGCACTTGATCCTTGACGGTTATAGTCATGGGGTATTTTTCCGCCTGCTGGCGGAACATTACGGACAACTGCTGCGCAGTGAAACGCCCGCGCCACTGGTGCTGGAGCCGTTAAAACGAGTGCATGAAGTGGAGCAGGTTTACCGTAAAAGTCCTTCTTATATAAAGGATCAGGCCTACTGGCGCAATTATTGTCTGGATTTGCCGGAAGTCACGCAGCTGGTGCCGGGCAATGTGCCGCTGACCATGCTCAACCGCCTGCGTAAGCGTTACATTGGGGAAAATCTGGACCGCCTCAGAACCCTCGCCTCGGTCAACTATCCGGAGTTACGTTTATCCAGCATCCTCATCGCCGTGTGCGCCACCTACCTGCATAAAATGACGGGGCAGGACGAACTGGTCGTGGGCATTCCCGTCGCCGCCCGAAAAGCGAAAGCGCTGCGCAATATCCTATCGATGGTGGCTAACATTTTGCCGTTACACATCTCTTTCTCTGCCGCCTCTACGATAATTTCCGTCGCGGCGGCTATCCAGCGGCAGCTGCGTCACCA
It encodes:
- a CDS encoding helix-turn-helix domain-containing protein, translating into MDYVFLVENEIISYSLQNIIISKIMTDSDRRYVAADICGLVNNLQQEKEQVFLIEVLHDSSIISSLVDVIKYVNSSNKIVLFKDSLPDRMFRYINYDAIIDLKSPIVEIISKIQDVTRHASGPSWDRQLQKLSPREHLVLQYLLKGKSNKEVSGLLCLSEKTISCHKQSMLRKLNIKSIMEASQRR
- a CDS encoding glycoside hydrolase family 1 protein is translated as MNARFPKDFLWGGAIAANQVEGAYQDDGKGLSTSDMQPQGIFGDIVERQPGDSSIKDVAIDFYHRYPQDIALFAEMGFRCLRVSIAWTRIFPLGDELTPNEAGLAYYDKLFDELAKYDIQPLVTLSHYEMPYGLVKRVGGWGSRPTIDCFERYARTVFERYRNKVKLWLTFNEINVSLHAPFTGVGLPPDSDKAAVYQAIHHQLVASAKAVKACHEIIPDARIGNMLLGAMLYPLTCKPNDVMESLRQNREWLFFGDVQARGAYPAYMKRFFKEQGITLHIEEDDIQALKETVDFISFSYYMTGCVTQDDAEIQKARGNILNMIPNPYLESSEWGWQIDPEGLRYLLNVLYDRYQKPLFIVENGLGAKDQLEADGTINDDYRIQYLNDHLVQVGEAIADGVDVLGYTSWGPIDLVSASKAEMSKRYGFIYVDRDDQGAGTLARKRKKSFYWYQSVIHSNGDVLK
- the bglF gene encoding PTS beta-glucoside transporter subunit IIABC, with amino-acid sequence MEYKLLASEIIERVGGRDNINNVLHCATRLRFKLKDSAKADAAALKNNPGVMMVVESGGQFQVVIGNHVSDVYRDVVAAAGMENGESAASQQENTSDSLFSRFIDIIAGIFTPFIGVMAASGILKGLLVLSQALGGVEESHGTYQILFAASDALFYFFPVILGYTAGKKFGGNPFTTMVIGGTLVHPLMIAAFNAMQSADYQPLTFLGIPITFLNYSASVIPIIFASWVSSKLEKKFSALLHANVRNFLTPLLCICITVPLTFLVIGPCATWLSELLASGYQWLYNLNSVVAGAVMGAIWQICVMFGLHWGLVPLMLNNLSVLGHDTLLPLLTPAVLAQAGATLGVLLRTRDIKLKGIAGSAFSASLFGITEPAVYGVTLPLRRPFIFGCIGGAIGAGIMGYYHTTIYAFGLPSIFTFTLIIPPEGLNSSVWAAIVGTAIAFLFAAVASWMFGIPAAVLEPKKDAPEAALADNVPGARTGTLASPLTGQAIPLEEVNDSTFASGLLGKGIAIVPEEGNLYAPLDGTVASLFKTHHAIGLAADNGAEVLIHVGMDTVKLDGLHFTPHVAIGDIVKQGDLLLTFDVKAITAAGYDLTTPIIISNSDSYLDVLPLARGAVAVAVGAPLLSLVH